In Nakamurella flava, a single genomic region encodes these proteins:
- a CDS encoding cysteine desulfurase-like protein, with protein sequence MSGTYDIAAFRAGFPALAQGTAHFDGPGGTQTPSAVARAVADALTSPIANRGRVTAAERTADGIVLAARAAMADLLGADPSGIVFGRSMTALTFDLTRTLAAGWGPGDEIVVTRLDHDANVRPWVLAAQRAGATVRWAPFDPATGELAVEDVTALLSERTRWVAVTASSNLLGTRPEVRAIADAAHAVGAFCFVDGVHFTAHCPVDVGALGADVYACSPYKFFGPHCGVLSAAPGWWKQWSPDKLLPSSNAVPERFELGTLPYELLAGTTAAVEVIAGLAGEVAGDRRTRIGAAMAAVETHESRLHARLEAALDDIPGMTRRSRARRRTPTTLLTFADRPAEAAYEFLAARGVNAPAGSFYAIEASRWLGLGDTGGLRVGLAPYTDDDDVDRLITGLQEFAATTA encoded by the coding sequence ATGAGCGGGACCTACGACATCGCCGCCTTCCGGGCCGGCTTCCCCGCCCTCGCCCAGGGCACCGCCCACTTCGACGGTCCGGGCGGCACGCAGACCCCGAGCGCGGTCGCGCGGGCCGTCGCCGATGCGCTGACCAGCCCGATCGCCAACCGCGGGCGGGTGACCGCCGCCGAGCGGACGGCCGACGGCATCGTGCTGGCCGCACGGGCGGCGATGGCCGATCTGCTCGGTGCCGACCCCAGCGGCATCGTCTTCGGGCGCAGCATGACCGCGTTGACGTTCGACCTGACCCGCACGCTCGCGGCCGGCTGGGGACCCGGCGACGAGATCGTCGTGACCCGGCTGGACCACGACGCCAACGTGCGTCCCTGGGTGCTCGCCGCGCAGCGGGCGGGCGCGACGGTGCGGTGGGCGCCGTTCGATCCGGCCACCGGAGAACTGGCCGTCGAGGACGTCACCGCCCTGCTGTCCGAACGGACCCGCTGGGTCGCGGTGACCGCGTCGTCGAACCTGCTGGGCACCCGTCCGGAGGTCCGCGCCATCGCCGATGCCGCGCACGCGGTCGGGGCCTTCTGCTTCGTCGACGGCGTGCACTTCACCGCGCACTGCCCGGTGGACGTGGGCGCGCTCGGCGCGGATGTCTACGCCTGCTCGCCCTACAAGTTCTTCGGCCCGCACTGCGGGGTGCTCAGCGCCGCCCCGGGGTGGTGGAAGCAGTGGTCACCGGACAAACTGCTGCCCTCGTCGAACGCGGTGCCGGAACGCTTCGAGCTCGGCACCCTGCCCTACGAGCTGCTGGCCGGTACCACCGCCGCCGTCGAGGTGATCGCCGGCCTGGCCGGGGAGGTCGCCGGTGACCGGCGCACCCGGATCGGCGCGGCGATGGCGGCCGTCGAGACTCACGAGAGCCGGTTGCACGCCCGCCTCGAGGCCGCGCTGGACGACATCCCCGGGATGACCCGACGGTCCCGGGCCCGGCGCCGCACCCCCACCACCCTGCTGACCTTCGCCGACCGCCCGGCGGAGGCCGCCTACGAGTTCCTGGCCGCCCGGGGCGTGAACGCGCCCGCCGGCTCGTTCTACGCGATCGAGGCGTCCCGGTGGCTCGGACTCGGCGACACCGGCGGCCTGCGAGTGGGTCTGGCGCCGTACACCGATGACGACGACGTCGACCGGTTGATCACCGGACTCCAGGAGTTCGCCGCGACCACCGCCTGA
- a CDS encoding DeoR/GlpR family DNA-binding transcription regulator: MLAAMRQAKILDEVRRTGGVRVAHLAALLGVSDMTVRRDLDALDRKGLLSKVHGGATAMETTSALEPTFEVASQREVWEKEVIAAHAATLVKPGMAVAITAGSTTWTLARHLGDIPDLTIVTNSLKVAEALNDRHRRDLTVVLTGGLRIPSDGLVGPIAVQAIRALHVDMVVMGVAGIDERAGLTTPNLLEAETNRAFVESARRLVVLADHTKWGAVGLAQFAPLSAVHTLLTDDRLPDDAAEVLSEQVSEVIIIPTTGESEPGGADGAPTTERDGRSA; encoded by the coding sequence TTGCTCGCCGCGATGCGCCAGGCCAAGATCCTCGACGAGGTGCGCCGGACCGGCGGCGTCCGCGTCGCCCACCTCGCCGCGCTGCTCGGCGTCTCCGACATGACGGTCCGCCGCGACCTCGACGCGCTGGACCGCAAGGGTCTGCTGTCCAAGGTGCACGGCGGGGCGACCGCGATGGAGACCACCAGCGCGCTGGAGCCGACGTTCGAGGTGGCCAGCCAACGCGAGGTATGGGAGAAGGAGGTGATCGCCGCCCACGCGGCCACCCTGGTCAAGCCGGGCATGGCCGTGGCGATCACCGCCGGTTCGACCACCTGGACGTTGGCCCGGCACCTCGGGGACATCCCGGACCTGACCATCGTGACCAACTCGCTGAAGGTCGCCGAGGCCCTGAACGACCGGCACCGACGGGACCTGACCGTGGTGCTGACCGGCGGCCTGCGCATCCCGTCGGACGGCCTGGTCGGCCCCATCGCGGTGCAGGCCATCCGCGCCCTGCACGTCGACATGGTGGTGATGGGTGTCGCGGGGATCGACGAGCGGGCCGGCCTGACCACCCCCAACCTGCTGGAGGCGGAGACGAACCGGGCGTTCGTGGAATCCGCGCGCCGGTTGGTCGTCCTGGCCGACCACACCAAGTGGGGTGCCGTGGGCCTGGCCCAGTTCGCGCCGCTGTCCGCCGTGCACACCCTGCTGACCGACGACCGACTGCCCGACGACGCCGCCGAGGTGCTGTCCGAGCAGGTCTCGGAGGTCATCATCATCCCGACCACCGGCGAGTCGGAACCCGGCGGCGCCGACGGCGCACCGACGACCGAGCGGGACGGCCGATCGGCATGA
- the ilvA gene encoding threonine ammonia-lyase IlvA: protein MTDEPTPLHTGPDPVDTVVGAVPADAGDGRVVRGVTRSTPAGSIAPARVTAADIDAAAHRIRDVVAMTPLEPCPRLSAATGVTVLLKREDLQVVRSYKVRGAYNLMSQLTPAERAAGVVCASAGNHAQGVALACRALGIAGRVYLPKTTPRQKRDRIRSHGGEMVTLVLHGDTYDDAAQAAHDDARTTGAVPVLPFDDVRTIAGQGTVAREVLHQLGYRPDAVIVPVGGGGLIAGMLSYLRERAPGVRVVGVEPAGAPSLQAALAAGRPVPLETMDPFVDGAAVRQIGSVTYGVVAGGPAIDVVSVDEGAVCSAMLALYQNEGIIAEPAGALTVTALSAVVDKLGLEPGSTVVLVVSGGNNDVSRYGEIIERSLVHEGLKHYFLVDFPQEPGALRRFLDEVLGPDDDITLFEYVKRNNRETGPALVGIEIGSADGLPALLERMDAAPMEVERIAPGSAAYRYLT from the coding sequence ATGACCGACGAGCCCACCCCCCTGCACACCGGGCCGGACCCGGTGGACACCGTCGTCGGTGCGGTACCGGCCGACGCCGGGGACGGACGCGTCGTCCGCGGCGTCACCCGCTCGACCCCCGCCGGGTCCATCGCCCCGGCGCGGGTCACGGCCGCCGACATCGATGCCGCCGCCCACCGCATCCGCGACGTGGTGGCCATGACGCCGCTGGAACCGTGCCCCCGGCTCTCGGCCGCCACCGGCGTCACCGTCCTGCTCAAGCGCGAGGACCTGCAGGTCGTCCGCTCCTACAAGGTGCGGGGCGCCTACAACCTGATGTCCCAGCTGACGCCCGCCGAGCGGGCCGCGGGGGTGGTGTGCGCGAGTGCCGGCAACCACGCCCAGGGTGTCGCCCTGGCCTGCCGGGCCCTGGGGATCGCCGGGCGGGTCTACCTGCCGAAGACCACCCCGCGGCAGAAGCGGGACCGCATCCGCAGCCACGGCGGCGAGATGGTGACCCTGGTCCTGCACGGTGACACCTACGACGACGCGGCCCAGGCCGCCCACGACGACGCCCGCACCACGGGCGCCGTCCCCGTGCTGCCGTTCGACGACGTCCGGACGATCGCCGGGCAGGGGACCGTCGCCCGTGAGGTGCTGCACCAGCTCGGGTACCGGCCCGACGCGGTGATCGTGCCGGTGGGCGGTGGTGGCCTGATCGCCGGGATGCTCAGCTATCTCCGGGAACGGGCCCCCGGGGTGCGGGTCGTCGGCGTGGAACCGGCCGGCGCCCCGTCGTTGCAGGCCGCGCTGGCCGCCGGCCGGCCCGTCCCGCTCGAGACGATGGACCCGTTCGTCGACGGCGCCGCGGTCCGCCAGATCGGTTCCGTGACCTACGGTGTCGTCGCCGGGGGACCGGCCATCGACGTGGTGAGCGTCGATGAGGGGGCCGTCTGCTCGGCGATGCTGGCGCTGTACCAGAACGAGGGCATCATCGCCGAGCCGGCCGGGGCGCTCACCGTCACCGCCCTGTCCGCCGTGGTCGACAAGCTGGGCCTCGAGCCGGGTTCCACCGTCGTGCTGGTGGTCAGCGGTGGCAACAACGACGTCTCCCGCTATGGCGAGATCATCGAACGCTCGCTGGTCCACGAGGGCTTGAAGCACTACTTCCTGGTGGACTTTCCGCAGGAGCCCGGGGCGCTGCGCCGGTTCCTGGACGAGGTCCTCGGGCCGGACGACGACATCACGCTCTTCGAGTACGTCAAACGCAACAACCGGGAGACCGGCCCGGCCCTGGTCGGCATCGAGATCGGTTCCGCGGACGGGCTTCCCGCCCTGCTGGAGCGGA